The Humulus lupulus chromosome 3, drHumLupu1.1, whole genome shotgun sequence genome window below encodes:
- the LOC133821993 gene encoding protein PLANT CADMIUM RESISTANCE 2-like, whose product MSDYATARWSTGLFDCFSDCKSCCLTFWCPCVTFGRVAEIVDKGTTSCGTSGALYALAMFLTGWACLCSCCYRSKMREHYGLKGNSCKDCLIHSFCEGCALCQMYRELENRGYNMKLGWQGGVEEKNRGMGMGPVAPTVQGGMTR is encoded by the exons ATGTCTGACTACGCTACAGCTCGGTGGTCCACTGGCCTCTTCGACTGTTTCTCCGATTGCAAAAGCT GCTGCTTGACCTTTTGGTGCCCTTGTGTTACTTTTGGCCGAGTTGCAGAGATCGTAGACAAAGGAACCACAT CATGTGGAACAAGTGGAGCTCTGTACGCACTGGCAATGTTTCTGACAGGATGGGCTTGCTTGTGTTCGTGCTGCTATAGATCAAAGATGAGAGAACATTACGGTCTCAAGGGCAACTCTTGTAAAGATTGCTTGATCCATAGCTTTTGTGAAGGCTGTGCCTTGTGCCAAATGTACCGTGAGCTCGAGAACCGcggctacaacatgaaacttg gatgGCAAGGAGGTGTGGAGGAGAAAAATCGTGGGATGGGAATGGGTCCCGTTGCTCCAACTGTGCAAGGAGGCATGACtcgttaa